Sequence from the Methanophagales archaeon genome:
GCGGGACGCAAGGGTTCAAATCCCTTCCTCGGCGCTGGATAGGAGAGCAAGGTAGAGGTACAGAAATATGGATGATCACGAATATGAGGTGCTATTGGATCGGGCTTTGAGCCAATTACCAGCGAATATAAAGAGCAATGAATCCCGGTTTGTCATACCTAACGCAAAGGTCTTCATCGAGGGTAAGACTACCATCTTCGATAATTTTGATGCTATATGCAATTATATAAACAGAAGACCTGAATATGTAATGAAATTCCTGCTCAGTGAACTGGGTACTGCGGGTAAGATAGAAGGAAGCAGAGCGATATTCCAGGGTAGATTCTCTCATAAGGAAATTCAGCATCAAATTCAACGGTTCATACATGAATATGTGTTATGCTGGGAATGTAAGAAGCCAGATACGCACTTATCCAGAATGGAGCGTGTATGGGTATTGAAATGTGATGCATGTGGTGCTATTCGTCCTATAGCGAAGATAAAGGGAAGTAGTAGGAGATAAGTTTTACTTTTACTACTATAACTCCACTTTTATCCCCATTATCTCCCTCTTACCATAATATACATCCCTTGCTATCTCTGCGCATCCTATTGCTGCACTGTATCTCGTTAATGTTCGTGTCTTTACACCCAGAAGCTGGTCTACCCGCTCTTTCATCGCCTCCTTCTCTCCCTCTGAACCTGTTAAGAAGATTGCATCAGCGGATATACATATACCATAGTCATTCGTGAGCACACGCATCGCAGAGATTTCCATTGCCACGAATAATGATAATGTAGCTAACGCATCGGCAGCTATCCGTTTACGCATGACACCGGCATTAGCGAATGCATCGCCTGCACTCAATCTCCCACTGTCAATATCCCTTATCAACTGTAGGTCAATAGGACCCTGATAAAGTCCTGGTGCACCTATGCATGCATCTATTCCCCCTATTATCACTCCATTCACCACGCATATCGTTACTGTGTTGGAACTGATATCAGAGAAGATGAAGTGTTCAAAACCTTTCTTATATATGTGATATGCAACACCAACCTTCTCAGGACTTGCACAATGAGAGTAGAATCGCATTCTTTGGTCTATACTCTCACTGCGTGCGTGTATTCCAGGTATCATAATAGTAGGGATACCAGAGTTCTTTATAGCATCGAAGACGTTCGTACCACCACCAACCCTCATACCTGCCCCACCTTCAGCGCTCAATCCCCTGTTGTTGACCTTCTCAATCTTTTTTATTCTTGAGAAGCCATCACCCATCGAATAAGTCAATGCAATGAGTTCTATTTCCTCTGTTCTTGTTTCCAGACCTGTTTCCACCTTATCCACTATCGTCCCAGCATCCATTCTCGCAGCTTCTTCACGCGATAGCTCGAGGATTCTCATATCCACATCCTCTATCCCGGCAAACCGTATTCCCGTCGTTCCGTGGTCTATACCTATGAACATCTACTTCGCTTCTCTCTTTAGTTCCACCAGTTTCAAGCCAGCAGAGATATCGCTTATCACATCCAGGACGGTGCATCTATCGCCGTCCATAAGACCCGCGGGATGACATAGATCGAGTAGTGATGGCGATGATTCGCAATTCATGGTTTTGAATACGATTTTTGAGCCTTTTACTGCCTGTTTCGCTTCAATCACTGCTTTTATTGGCGGTTCTATCACCTCAACAACACAGACTCCCCCTTCGTGGATATAACAATCGTGCTTTATACCTTCTCTTACCCGCTCTACTCTGTATCTTCGCCCCACTTCGAGGTTCGCACAGGCTTTCTTTAATCTGCACTCATCGCACTTCTTCGCCGTACCCATGAAGATGAACTCCTCACCCTCGTTTGCCAGCTTCTCTCCTATTAGAGTTACTATCCTCCCTTCTTCCATCTTCGTTATC
This genomic interval carries:
- a CDS encoding methanogenesis marker 12 protein; protein product: MFIGIDHGTTGIRFAGIEDVDMRILELSREEAARMDAGTIVDKVETGLETRTEEIELIALTYSMGDGFSRIKKIEKVNNRGLSAEGGAGMRVGGGTNVFDAIKNSGIPTIMIPGIHARSESIDQRMRFYSHCASPEKVGVAYHIYKKGFEHFIFSDISSNTVTICVVNGVIIGGIDACIGAPGLYQGPIDLQLIRDIDSGRLSAGDAFANAGVMRKRIAADALATLSLFVAMEISAMRVLTNDYGICISADAIFLTGSEGEKEAMKERVDQLLGVKTRTLTRYSAAIGCAEIARDVYYGKREIMGIKVEL
- a CDS encoding UPF0179 family protein — protein: MEEGRIVTLIGEKLANEGEEFIFMGTAKKCDECRLKKACANLEVGRRYRVERVREGIKHDCYIHEGGVCVVEVIEPPIKAVIEAKQAVKGSKIVFKTMNCESSPSLLDLCHPAGLMDGDRCTVLDVISDISAGLKLVELKREAK
- a CDS encoding translation initiation factor IF-2 subunit beta yields the protein MDDHEYEVLLDRALSQLPANIKSNESRFVIPNAKVFIEGKTTIFDNFDAICNYINRRPEYVMKFLLSELGTAGKIEGSRAIFQGRFSHKEIQHQIQRFIHEYVLCWECKKPDTHLSRMERVWVLKCDACGAIRPIAKIKGSSRR